In Marinobacter salinisoli, the DNA window TGCGTAAACTGGCCGCCAATTAAGAGGGGATGCGTCACCCTCGTCGGTGGCCGGGAAGTCAGGAGCAGCGTACTCAATGAAATTACAACAGTTGCGGTATATCTGGGAAGTTGCCCATCACGATTTGAACGTCTCGGCGACCGCCCAAAGTCTATTCACTTCCCAGCCTGGAATTTCAAAACAGATTCGCCTGCTTGAAGACGAACTGGGCCTAGAAGTGTTTGCCCGCAGTGGTAAACACCTGACCCGTATAACCCCCGGCGGTGAAATCATCATTCGCGAGGCGGGCGAGATTCTGCGTCGGGTTGAGGGTATCAAGAAGATTGCCCAGGAGTTCAGCAATCAGCGTCAGGGTGAGCTAAGTATCGCAACCACTCATACCCAGGCCCGTTACGCTCTGCCGCCGATTATCGGGGGCTTCATCGAGTCGTTTCCGGAGGTGTCACTGCATATGCACCAGGGGACGCCCATGCAGATCTCGGAAATGGCAGCCAACGGCGCAGTAGACTTTGCGATCGCCACCGAAGCCATGGAACTATTCAATGACCTGATCATGATGCCCTGCTACAAGTGGAATCGAAGTGTCATCGTGCCGCGAGATCACCCCTTGGCCAGACTCGATGAATTGACCCTGCCGCAACTGGCAGAGTACCCACTGGTGACTTATGTATTTGGTTTCACCGGCCGCTCCAAGCTCGATGAGGCGTTCCAGTCCCAGGGCTTAACCCCGAAGGTTGTGTTCACCGCCGCCGATGCCGATGTGATCAAAACCTATGTTCGGCTGGGTTTGGGGGTGGGCATCGTGGCGAGTATGGCCTACGACCCGAAGACCGACGGTGACCTGGTGGCACTGGACGCCAGCAAACTGTTCCGTCCCAGCGTTACCCGAATCGGCTTCCGAAAGGGGACCTTTCTCAGAGGCTATATGTACGATTTCATCTCGCGCTTTGCGCCCCACCTGACGCGGGAAATGGTCGATGAGGCGGTCGCGCACCAGGGCAGTCGCGCAGAGATCGAAGGCTTGTTCAAGGATGTCGAGCTGCCAACCTACTGACGAGTTGGCCGGCGGCGAGTCTGGCTACAGGCCGCCGCCACCGATCAGTGGGATTGGCTGCTGGCAATCAGGTTGTCTGCGTGCAGGCCGCATTCTTTCTTGGTCGCCTCTTCCCACCACCAACGGCCTTCACGCTCATGCTGACCTGGAAGAACCGGCCGAGTGCAGGGCTGGCAGCCAATACTGACGAATCCTTTTTCGTGCAATGTGTTGTAGGGAACCTCGGAAATCCGGATGTAATCCCAAACCTCCTGAGAGCTCCAGTTCGCCAGCGGATTGAACTTCACCAAGGTATGTTCCGGCGTGGAAAATGCCGTGTCGAGTTGTACCAAGGGTACATCGTTTCGCGTGCCGGGGCTCTGGTCTTTGCGCTGGCCTGTAATCCAGGCATCGACGGTGGCCAATTTCTTTCTCAGCGGGTTAACTTTCCGGATGCCGCAGCATTCCGAATGCCCGTCCTCATAAAAGCTAAACAGCCCCTTTCGCCCAACCAGTTGCTGGACTTCCTCTGAGTCCGGAAAGAGCACTTCGATGTCCAGATCGTAGTGCTTCCGCACCCGTTCCAGAAAATCATAGGTTTCGGGATGCATGCGGCCGGTGTCGATGGTGAAAACTTTCAGGTTATCCGTCAGCTTACGGGCCATCTCAATCAGCACCACATCCTCGGCGCCGCTGAAAGAGACCGCAATGTTGTCATAACGTTGAAACGCGGCTTTAAGGATAGATCTTGGGCTCTGGTCCTGAAGTTCGGCTTCAAGCTGTTTGATCTCGGTCATCTCTTCACCCATGGCTGATCAGATAGTTAGCCGTAGAGGCTATCATTTATTTGAACATAGCTGGAAGGAATGACAATCTATATCGTTATGTATTTTGTGGAATAACAGAGCGCTGTGACAATTCGCGGGCGTGCTCGGAAACTATGCAGGCGCTGAAGGAATTGCATATCATACGGCCCCGTGCCGACGGGAGCCTCATGCTCCATCTTTTTAAATCAGACATCAGGAGAAAATCGTGGAACTCGCATGCCTTGACCTTGAGGGAGTACTGATTCCAGAAATCTGGATTGCGTTTGCAGAG includes these proteins:
- the cysB gene encoding HTH-type transcriptional regulator CysB, which translates into the protein MKLQQLRYIWEVAHHDLNVSATAQSLFTSQPGISKQIRLLEDELGLEVFARSGKHLTRITPGGEIIIREAGEILRRVEGIKKIAQEFSNQRQGELSIATTHTQARYALPPIIGGFIESFPEVSLHMHQGTPMQISEMAANGAVDFAIATEAMELFNDLIMMPCYKWNRSVIVPRDHPLARLDELTLPQLAEYPLVTYVFGFTGRSKLDEAFQSQGLTPKVVFTAADADVIKTYVRLGLGVGIVASMAYDPKTDGDLVALDASKLFRPSVTRIGFRKGTFLRGYMYDFISRFAPHLTREMVDEAVAHQGSRAEIEGLFKDVELPTY
- a CDS encoding phosphoadenylyl-sulfate reductase, whose translation is MTEIKQLEAELQDQSPRSILKAAFQRYDNIAVSFSGAEDVVLIEMARKLTDNLKVFTIDTGRMHPETYDFLERVRKHYDLDIEVLFPDSEEVQQLVGRKGLFSFYEDGHSECCGIRKVNPLRKKLATVDAWITGQRKDQSPGTRNDVPLVQLDTAFSTPEHTLVKFNPLANWSSQEVWDYIRISEVPYNTLHEKGFVSIGCQPCTRPVLPGQHEREGRWWWEEATKKECGLHADNLIASSQSH